The Oikeobacillus pervagus genome has a segment encoding these proteins:
- the cymR gene encoding cysteine metabolism transcriptional regulator CymR, producing the protein MKISTKGRYGLTIMIELAKRHGEGPTSLRMIAQSHDLSEHYLEQLIAPLRNAGLVKSIRGAYGGYILGNDPTKITAGDIIRVLEGPISPVEGIEDEEPAKRELWIRIRDAVKDVLDNTTLEDMASYTDDGESDAYMFYI; encoded by the coding sequence ATGAAAATATCAACTAAGGGACGTTATGGATTAACAATCATGATTGAATTGGCGAAGAGGCACGGGGAAGGCCCAACCTCCCTAAGAATGATTGCTCAGTCGCATGATTTATCAGAACATTATTTAGAACAGTTAATTGCTCCTTTACGAAATGCGGGTCTTGTGAAGAGTATCCGTGGAGCTTACGGGGGATATATATTAGGGAATGATCCAACAAAGATCACTGCAGGCGATATTATTCGTGTGCTAGAAGGTCCGATTAGCCCTGTTGAGGGGATTGAAGATGAAGAGCCAGCAAAACGAGAATTATGGATTCGAATTCGCGATGCTGTAAAAGATGTATTAGATAATACAACATTAGAGGATATGGCAAGTTACACAGATGATGGAGAATCTGATGCCTATATGTTCTATATTTAA
- a CDS encoding cysteine desulfurase family protein, whose protein sequence is MQRIYLDHAATTPVHPEVVEVMRDVLINHYGNPSSIHSFGRESRHILDQARTTIAASVGAKFHEIIFTSGGTEADNLAIIGAARALKANGKHIITSSIEHHAVLHTCEFLEKEGFDITYLPVNEEGVISVDDVKSALREDTILVSIMYGNNEVGSLQPIAEIGQLLQHHSALFHTDAVQAYGVEKIDIRKLHVDFLSVSAHKINGPKGIGFLFVKEGAKFEKRFFGGEQERKRRAGTENIASIAAFAKAVEIAQQTIDERNKKYAEYKQGLMQVLKSKGVEFHINGSAKNSLPHVLNLSFPGTDVEAMLVNLDLAGIAVSSGSACTAGSIEPSHVLVAMFGKESERLQNSIRFSFGMTNHEDEIVKVGETISSIINRLRY, encoded by the coding sequence ATGCAACGCATTTACCTTGATCACGCAGCGACTACTCCTGTACATCCAGAAGTAGTAGAGGTAATGAGAGATGTTTTAATAAATCATTACGGGAACCCCTCTAGCATTCATTCGTTTGGGAGAGAATCGAGACATATTCTCGACCAAGCTAGAACGACCATTGCTGCTAGTGTAGGTGCCAAATTCCATGAAATCATTTTTACGAGTGGTGGAACAGAAGCGGATAATTTAGCTATTATTGGAGCTGCCCGTGCGTTGAAAGCAAATGGTAAACATATTATTACCTCCTCTATTGAACATCATGCTGTATTGCATACATGTGAATTCCTTGAAAAAGAAGGATTTGACATTACCTATTTACCCGTCAATGAAGAAGGGGTTATTTCTGTAGATGATGTGAAAAGTGCATTGAGGGAGGACACCATTTTAGTATCGATTATGTATGGGAATAATGAGGTGGGGAGTTTGCAACCCATTGCTGAAATTGGACAATTATTACAACATCACTCAGCATTATTCCATACGGATGCTGTTCAAGCTTACGGAGTAGAAAAAATCGACATTCGAAAACTTCACGTGGATTTTCTTTCTGTTTCTGCCCATAAAATAAATGGTCCAAAGGGAATTGGCTTCTTGTTTGTGAAAGAAGGGGCCAAATTTGAAAAAAGATTCTTTGGTGGAGAACAGGAAAGAAAAAGAAGAGCAGGAACCGAGAATATCGCTTCGATAGCGGCGTTTGCTAAAGCTGTAGAAATAGCACAACAAACAATAGATGAAAGAAATAAAAAGTATGCAGAATACAAACAAGGCCTCATGCAAGTATTAAAATCAAAAGGGGTTGAATTTCACATCAATGGTTCTGCTAAAAACTCTTTACCACATGTTTTAAATTTAAGTTTTCCCGGAACAGATGTAGAAGCAATGTTAGTGAATTTAGACCTAGCTGGCATCGCCGTTTCAAGTGGTTCAGCATGTACAGCAGGATCTATTGAGCCATCCCACGTATTGGTGGCCATGTTTGGAAAAGAGTCTGAACGTTTACAGAATTCGATTCGTTTTAGTTTTGGAATGACGAATCATGAAGACGAAATCGTAAAAGTAGGAGAAACGATTTCCTCTATTATCAATCGTTTAAGGTATTAG
- the mnmA gene encoding tRNA 2-thiouridine(34) synthase MnmA — protein sequence MKEKSPKDTRVVVGMSGGVDSSVAALLLKEQGYDVIGVFMKNWDDTDESGVCTATEDYDDVIRVCNQIGIPYYAVNFEKQYWDKVFTYFLDEYKKGRTPNPDVMCNKEIKFKAFLDHAMNLGADFLATGHYARVERKDDEVKMLRGLDDNKDQTYFLNQLSQKQLEKVMFPIGDMEKRRVREIASEVGLATATKKDSTGICFIGERNFKEFLSHYLPAQKGKMETMDGEVKGIHDGLMYYTIGQRHGLGIGGSGDPWFVIGKDLERNVLFVGQGFHHEALYSDSIIATNISWVSEKQKPSEFTCTAKFRYRQQDHHVTVQLLENQTAKVVFHEPVRAVTPGQAVVFYNGEECLGGGTIDQVFKNGEKLTYVG from the coding sequence ATGAAAGAAAAGTCACCAAAGGATACACGCGTCGTTGTAGGGATGTCAGGTGGCGTGGATTCTTCTGTCGCCGCTTTACTTTTAAAAGAGCAAGGATATGATGTCATCGGCGTTTTTATGAAGAACTGGGATGATACAGATGAATCTGGAGTATGCACTGCCACTGAGGATTATGATGATGTGATCCGTGTTTGTAACCAAATCGGCATCCCCTATTATGCTGTAAACTTTGAAAAACAATATTGGGATAAAGTGTTTACTTATTTTCTTGATGAATATAAAAAAGGTCGGACACCAAACCCAGATGTAATGTGCAATAAAGAAATTAAATTTAAAGCGTTTTTAGACCATGCGATGAACTTAGGCGCAGATTTCCTTGCGACAGGTCATTATGCCCGAGTAGAAAGAAAAGATGACGAAGTAAAAATGCTTCGTGGCCTTGATGACAATAAGGATCAAACTTATTTTCTCAATCAGTTATCACAAAAGCAACTAGAAAAAGTGATGTTTCCAATAGGAGATATGGAAAAAAGACGAGTCCGGGAAATAGCCAGTGAAGTTGGCCTTGCTACTGCAACGAAAAAAGATAGTACAGGGATTTGTTTTATTGGGGAGAGAAACTTTAAAGAATTCTTGAGTCACTACTTACCAGCGCAAAAAGGAAAAATGGAAACGATGGATGGGGAAGTCAAGGGAATTCATGATGGCTTAATGTATTACACAATTGGTCAACGCCATGGACTTGGTATTGGTGGCTCCGGCGACCCATGGTTTGTCATCGGTAAAGACTTAGAGCGTAATGTACTATTTGTAGGTCAAGGGTTTCACCATGAAGCTCTTTATTCTGATTCCATCATAGCGACGAATATTAGCTGGGTTTCAGAAAAGCAAAAACCATCTGAATTTACGTGCACAGCGAAATTTCGTTATCGTCAACAAGACCATCATGTAACGGTTCAACTTTTGGAAAATCAGACAGCAAAAGTCGTGTTCCATGAACCAGTTCGAGCTGTAACACCAGGACAAGCCGTTGTTTTTTATAACGGGGAAGAGTGCTTAGGTGGAGGAACAATTGATCAAGTATTTAAAAATGGTGAAAAGCTTACTTATGTAGGCTAA
- a CDS encoding tetratricopeptide repeat protein gives MDKNLRGIKFLKEGKMEEALKLFTEQIDEQPDDPAAYINFGNVLTAVGELERAVKFFEKAIEIDPEAVSAYYSLGTFYYEQEQFEKARSYFEKSIQKGLQESDAFFMLGMCFVQLEQNTLALPYLQRAVELNGDDIEARFQYGLSLANAQILEEAIKQFKQVIQLDDQHADAYYNLGVAYAGHLEDCDQAKVCFQKALHIQKDHLLAGYGLKMIEKMTENAES, from the coding sequence ATGGATAAAAATTTACGTGGTATTAAGTTTTTAAAAGAAGGAAAAATGGAAGAGGCTTTAAAACTTTTTACAGAGCAAATTGACGAGCAGCCTGATGATCCTGCGGCTTATATTAACTTTGGGAATGTCTTGACCGCGGTTGGAGAACTAGAAAGGGCGGTGAAGTTTTTCGAAAAGGCGATTGAAATCGATCCAGAAGCTGTTTCTGCTTATTATTCTTTAGGGACTTTTTACTATGAGCAAGAACAATTTGAAAAGGCTCGTTCATATTTTGAAAAGTCGATTCAAAAAGGATTACAGGAAAGTGATGCATTCTTTATGCTTGGGATGTGTTTCGTTCAGTTAGAACAAAATACGTTAGCTTTGCCTTATCTCCAGAGAGCGGTTGAGCTAAATGGCGATGATATAGAAGCACGATTTCAATATGGTTTGTCATTAGCGAATGCACAAATTTTGGAGGAGGCCATCAAACAATTCAAGCAAGTCATTCAATTGGATGATCAGCATGCAGACGCTTATTATAATTTGGGTGTAGCTTATGCGGGTCATTTGGAAGATTGTGATCAGGCAAAAGTCTGTTTCCAAAAGGCTTTACATATTCAAAAGGATCATTTGCTAGCTGGATATGGACTGAAAATGATAGAAAAAATGACGGAAAACGCTGAATCGTGA
- the recD2 gene encoding SF1B family DNA helicase RecD2, translating into MEKQNVLPLSEGEKKYVKGRHIVTIFRNEQNFYTVLRVRIQDTNEAYDEKEAVITGYFPQLYEQETYIFYGEFQEHPKFGIQYHADHYQKEIPQTKQGVVNYLSSELFKGIGKKTAENIVETIGEKAISKILENPSVLDEVPRLPAEKARQLYETLMEHQGLEQVMIALNHYGFGPQLSMKIYQAYQDQAIEIIQKNPYRLIEDVEGIGFSRADELGDLMGISGAHPDRIKAGCLYTLEQECLQEGHVFLDAEDLLKSVQILLEKNKKGKIEFTSISNEMIKLEEEGKVVIEEKRVYMPSLYFSEKGMVSNIQDILAQKEYTDQFPESEFLLALGSLEERLNVQYAPSQKKAIQTALMSPMLILTGGPGTGKTTVIKGIVELYAELHGCSLSPDDYKKDESFPVLLAAPTGRAAKRMAESTQLPAVTIHRLLGLNGQENMEEEQESRTIEGKLLIIDEMSMVDTWLAHQLFKALPEHIQVVLVGDEDQLPSVGPGQVLKDLLRSNVIPTVRLTDIYRQEEGSSIIDLAHDIKKGYLPKNFTVQQKDRSFISCHVSQIAHVVEQVVKNANRKGFSAKDIQVLAPMYRGPAGINKLNEILQEILNPNPDGTRKQLSFGDVHYRIGDKVLQLVNQPEQNVFNGDIGEIVSVFYAKENTDKQDLLIVSYEGNEVTYTRQDLSQITHAYCCSIHKSQGSEFPIVILPVVKNYYRMLRRNLLYTAITRSKKFLILLGEVEAFRMGIERNDDLVRRTTLYEKLVEINSTENPINKETLPLSEEKLMKIDPMIGMENVTPYDFVE; encoded by the coding sequence TTGGAAAAACAAAATGTGCTTCCTTTATCAGAAGGAGAAAAAAAGTACGTAAAAGGTCGACATATTGTCACGATTTTTCGCAATGAGCAAAATTTTTATACCGTTTTACGGGTGCGAATACAAGATACAAATGAAGCCTATGATGAAAAAGAGGCAGTGATTACCGGATATTTTCCCCAGCTGTACGAACAGGAAACGTATATTTTTTATGGGGAATTTCAAGAACATCCGAAATTTGGAATCCAATATCATGCGGATCATTATCAAAAGGAAATTCCGCAAACGAAACAAGGAGTCGTGAATTATTTATCTAGTGAACTTTTTAAAGGGATTGGAAAAAAAACGGCTGAAAACATTGTGGAGACCATTGGTGAAAAAGCGATTTCAAAAATACTTGAGAACCCGTCCGTACTAGATGAAGTGCCTCGATTGCCAGCTGAGAAAGCTAGACAATTATATGAAACACTCATGGAACACCAAGGGCTTGAGCAGGTGATGATTGCACTTAATCATTATGGTTTTGGCCCTCAGCTTTCCATGAAAATTTATCAAGCGTATCAGGATCAAGCTATTGAGATTATTCAAAAAAATCCGTACAGGCTTATCGAGGATGTAGAGGGAATCGGCTTTTCCCGTGCGGATGAACTTGGGGATTTAATGGGAATTAGCGGTGCCCATCCAGACCGCATAAAGGCAGGCTGTCTTTATACATTAGAGCAAGAGTGTCTACAAGAAGGCCATGTTTTTCTAGATGCAGAAGATTTATTGAAAAGTGTTCAAATCCTTTTGGAAAAAAATAAAAAAGGAAAAATTGAATTTACGTCTATTTCGAATGAAATGATCAAGCTTGAAGAAGAAGGAAAGGTCGTCATCGAGGAAAAGCGGGTCTATATGCCCTCTCTTTATTTCTCCGAAAAAGGAATGGTGTCAAATATTCAAGACATTTTAGCGCAAAAAGAATATACAGACCAATTTCCGGAATCTGAGTTTTTATTAGCATTGGGAAGTTTAGAAGAACGTTTGAATGTTCAATATGCCCCATCTCAAAAAAAGGCTATTCAAACCGCTTTAATGTCCCCGATGCTTATTTTAACAGGCGGACCGGGAACAGGAAAAACAACTGTTATCAAAGGAATTGTCGAACTTTACGCTGAACTACATGGTTGTTCATTATCACCGGATGATTATAAAAAAGATGAATCATTTCCAGTTTTGTTAGCTGCTCCAACGGGGAGAGCAGCGAAAAGAATGGCTGAATCAACCCAACTTCCAGCTGTGACGATTCATCGCCTACTGGGATTAAATGGCCAAGAAAATATGGAAGAAGAACAGGAAAGCAGAACCATTGAGGGAAAACTGCTCATTATAGATGAAATGTCCATGGTTGATACATGGCTTGCCCATCAATTGTTTAAAGCTTTGCCTGAGCATATTCAAGTCGTTCTTGTTGGGGATGAAGACCAACTACCATCTGTAGGTCCTGGGCAAGTATTGAAGGATTTACTTCGTTCAAATGTGATTCCAACCGTTCGATTAACCGATATTTATCGACAAGAAGAAGGGTCTTCGATTATTGATTTAGCACATGATATAAAGAAAGGATACCTTCCCAAAAATTTTACCGTTCAACAGAAAGACAGGTCTTTTATTTCCTGTCATGTCAGCCAGATTGCTCATGTGGTTGAACAAGTAGTCAAGAATGCCAATCGAAAAGGTTTTTCTGCAAAAGATATACAAGTATTAGCACCTATGTATAGAGGTCCGGCGGGTATTAATAAATTAAATGAGATTTTACAAGAAATTTTAAATCCAAATCCAGATGGGACCCGAAAACAACTTTCCTTTGGGGATGTCCATTATCGAATTGGGGATAAAGTTTTGCAGCTAGTGAATCAACCCGAACAGAATGTATTTAATGGGGATATTGGAGAAATCGTATCCGTTTTTTATGCAAAGGAAAATACAGATAAACAAGACTTACTGATCGTTTCATATGAGGGAAATGAAGTAACCTATACTCGCCAAGATTTAAGTCAAATCACCCATGCATATTGTTGTTCGATTCATAAATCCCAAGGAAGTGAATTTCCCATTGTAATTCTTCCGGTTGTGAAGAATTATTATCGGATGCTAAGGCGAAACTTACTTTATACGGCTATTACAAGAAGCAAAAAGTTTTTAATTTTATTAGGAGAAGTGGAAGCATTCCGTATGGGGATCGAACGAAACGATGATTTGGTAAGAAGAACCACTTTATACGAAAAGTTAGTTGAAATCAATTCAACCGAAAACCCAATAAATAAAGAAACTCTCCCACTTTCAGAAGAAAAACTCATGAAGATCGACCCGATGATTGGGATGGAAAACGTTACACCTTATGATTTCGTAGAATAA
- a CDS encoding PRC-barrel domain-containing protein, producing the protein MRTLTSLKDQPVYDLYSGNVLGHICDLCISVQGIVQSILFKKRSFLSKKCLLPIEAILSFGKDGVMSKKEAIIEAKAPESDFTFFQKPSLFGKLTLNEEGEVLGRLEDVYFLDHLGTIVAYKVTDGFFSDLTEGKKIFHSVCPPTIGEDAIIVALDRIRGGQNVQMSKLQ; encoded by the coding sequence TTGCGAACTTTGACTTCACTTAAGGATCAACCGGTTTATGACCTTTATTCAGGAAATGTTCTTGGTCATATTTGTGATCTTTGTATCTCTGTCCAGGGGATTGTTCAATCGATCCTTTTTAAAAAACGATCCTTTCTTTCTAAAAAATGTTTGTTGCCCATTGAGGCAATCTTAAGTTTTGGAAAAGATGGTGTTATGAGTAAGAAAGAAGCGATAATAGAAGCGAAAGCTCCCGAATCAGATTTTACCTTTTTTCAAAAACCCTCTTTATTTGGAAAATTAACGCTAAATGAAGAAGGGGAAGTGCTAGGAAGACTTGAGGATGTATATTTTTTGGATCATTTGGGCACAATCGTAGCATACAAAGTGACGGATGGTTTCTTTTCAGATTTAACAGAGGGGAAAAAAATTTTCCACTCAGTTTGTCCTCCAACTATTGGAGAAGATGCCATTATTGTTGCGTTAGATCGGATACGAGGTGGCCAGAATGTTCAAATGTCCAAATTGCAGTAG
- a CDS encoding YrzQ family protein — MNKTISSLIGIGAGIAAVTMMNRSNKINKRQMRRWTKQIQKMF; from the coding sequence ATGAATAAAACCATATCTTCACTAATTGGCATTGGAGCAGGGATTGCTGCAGTGACCATGATGAACCGTTCAAATAAAATCAATAAGCGCCAAATGAGAAGATGGACAAAACAAATTCAAAAAATGTTCTAA
- a CDS encoding AI-2E family transporter → MKSPFPLKWVYIFGLLLIICIFLYFVYLLKPIWVPILKVIMVGLMPFIIGGFITYLLHPFVEKLYRAGLQRGLAIFLIYLFFFGGTGVAIYKGIPLIIQQLRELSESAPQLAEQYQHWIFHLQKETSSWPDGLKDQIEKRIVAFEHWLTELISIFVNGLMKMVNVLFLLAVIPFISFYLLKDMDEVKKTVWYLTPKSWRRKGLRFLKDLDVSLGGYIRGQILVSCFIGVLSTLLFWFVDMKYPVLLGIIQAIMNIIPYFGPIIGAIPTIIIAATISGKMVLYVAIIILILQFVEGNILSPYIVGKSLHMHPLFIMGALIIGGEIGGVIGLIIAVPVLAVMKVALLHVRTHYMKTPKLH, encoded by the coding sequence ATGAAATCTCCCTTTCCATTAAAATGGGTCTATATATTTGGATTATTGCTTATTATTTGTATCTTTTTATATTTTGTTTATTTACTTAAACCGATTTGGGTCCCCATATTAAAAGTGATCATGGTAGGTCTTATGCCTTTTATTATTGGGGGATTTATTACTTATTTGCTTCACCCTTTTGTGGAAAAATTGTATCGAGCTGGGTTGCAGCGGGGATTGGCAATTTTTCTTATTTATTTGTTTTTCTTCGGTGGAACGGGTGTGGCAATTTATAAAGGGATTCCTTTAATTATTCAACAATTACGCGAACTTTCTGAAAGTGCTCCACAATTAGCAGAACAATATCAACATTGGATCTTCCACTTACAAAAAGAAACATCATCATGGCCGGATGGTTTAAAAGATCAAATTGAAAAACGCATTGTGGCGTTTGAACATTGGCTAACAGAACTTATCTCTATTTTTGTAAATGGATTAATGAAAATGGTGAATGTATTATTTTTACTTGCAGTGATTCCGTTTATATCTTTTTATTTATTAAAAGATATGGATGAAGTAAAGAAAACAGTCTGGTATTTGACCCCAAAAAGCTGGAGACGGAAGGGGTTACGTTTTTTGAAAGATTTAGATGTATCCCTTGGAGGGTATATTCGTGGTCAAATATTAGTGTCTTGTTTTATTGGCGTCCTCTCCACCTTATTATTTTGGTTTGTTGATATGAAATATCCAGTTTTACTGGGAATCATTCAAGCCATTATGAACATCATTCCTTACTTCGGGCCAATTATTGGTGCCATTCCAACGATTATTATTGCGGCTACTATTTCTGGGAAAATGGTTTTGTATGTGGCCATTATTATCCTTATCCTTCAATTTGTTGAAGGGAATATTTTATCCCCATACATCGTGGGGAAAAGTCTCCATATGCATCCTTTATTTATTATGGGAGCATTAATTATTGGTGGAGAAATCGGCGGTGTGATCGGGTTAATTATCGCGGTTCCGGTATTAGCTGTCATGAAAGTAGCGTTACTTCATGTTCGTACACATTATATGAAAACCCCTAAGCTTCATTGA